A stretch of Blattabacterium cuenoti DNA encodes these proteins:
- the ccoS gene encoding cbb3-type cytochrome oxidase assembly protein CcoS, whose protein sequence is MDILIIMILSSIFLSTFFLILFLICLYSGQFDDYESPRIRILIDDIEKKE, encoded by the coding sequence ATGGATATATTAATTATTATGATATTGTCTAGTATTTTCTTAAGTACATTTTTTCTTATTTTATTTTTAATTTGTCTTTATTCTGGACAATTTGATGATTATGAATCTCCTAGAATTAGGATTTTAATTGATGATATTGAAAAAAAGGAATAA
- a CDS encoding FixH family protein, which produces MKIKFNWDIGIFLSFFIFIIFIIYISLFFPHEKSELVSDRYYEEEIKYQEIINEKKNGSTLPKKIKIFIFYSGIQIIFPSMKSNSNGFITLFRFSSKDLDIKRSFEILKDSNKTLFIPKKFLRKGYYKIIIRWKSDKKYFFEKDIYWK; this is translated from the coding sequence ATGAAAATAAAATTCAATTGGGATATCGGAATTTTTTTATCTTTTTTTATTTTTATAATTTTTATTATTTATATTTCTTTGTTTTTTCCACATGAAAAAAGTGAACTTGTATCAGATAGATATTATGAAGAAGAAATCAAATATCAAGAAATTATAAATGAGAAAAAAAACGGATCAACACTCCCTAAAAAAATAAAAATTTTTATTTTTTACTCTGGGATTCAAATTATATTTCCTTCTATGAAGAGTAATAGTAATGGATTTATTACTTTATTTCGATTTTCTTCTAAAGATTTAGACATTAAAAGATCTTTTGAAATATTGAAAGATTCAAATAAAACATTATTTATTCCTAAAAAATTTTTAAGAAAAGGATATTATAAGATTATAATTAGATGGAAGTCAGATAAAAAATATTTCTTTGAGAAAGATATTTATTGGAAATAA
- a CDS encoding cbb3-type cytochrome c oxidase N-terminal domain-containing protein has product MRSKISSFIMISSFLSIIIFIFYVFLKSYNHISYFTHPISIFFFIIITMLLCILECVNHLIFKKKLQFLSEKERIKIFEENEGNYFYRFYRFIFYDKINNNKVKRIDHGFDGIIELDNKLPMWWIHLFYLTIIFSAIYFFSYFLLDFSDPYEEYNISYKNQLKEIEIFEKNTPQVTIENAVFKKYLVNDGKIIFEKNCATCHQSDGSGNIGPNLTDNYWINVKEKDLFKNIFSIIWNGSDNNPTMRAFGKTGEIKGNDIEKISSYVYFINQKSKKPLRAKAPQGKKIIKWKEI; this is encoded by the coding sequence ATGAGATCTAAAATTTCTTCTTTTATTATGATTTCTTCCTTTTTATCTATCATAATATTTATATTTTATGTTTTCTTAAAAAGTTATAATCATATATCTTATTTTACACACCCTATTAGTATATTTTTTTTTATTATAATAACGATGTTATTATGTATTTTAGAATGTGTGAATCATTTAATTTTTAAAAAAAAATTACAATTTCTTTCAGAAAAAGAGAGAATAAAAATTTTTGAAGAAAATGAGGGTAATTATTTTTATAGATTTTATAGATTCATATTTTATGATAAAATAAATAATAATAAAGTTAAAAGAATAGATCATGGATTTGATGGAATTATAGAATTGGACAATAAATTACCAATGTGGTGGATTCATCTTTTTTATCTGACAATTATTTTTTCCGCAATTTATTTTTTTTCTTACTTTCTATTAGATTTCTCTGATCCTTATGAAGAATATAATATATCTTATAAAAACCAATTAAAAGAAATAGAAATTTTTGAAAAAAATACTCCACAAGTTACTATAGAAAATGCAGTATTTAAGAAATATTTAGTTAATGATGGAAAAATTATTTTTGAAAAAAATTGTGCTACTTGTCATCAATCAGATGGAAGTGGAAATATAGGTCCTAATTTAACAGATAACTATTGGATAAATGTAAAAGAAAAAGACTTATTTAAAAATATATTTTCTATAATATGGAATGGAAGTGATAATAATCCCACTATGCGTGCTTTTGGTAAAACAGGAGAAATTAAAGGAAATGATATTGAGAAAATATCCAGTTATGTTTATTTTATTAATCAAAAATCTAAAAAACCTTTAAGAGCTAAAGCTCCTCAAGGAAAAAAAATAATAAAATGGAAAGAAATATAA
- the ccoN gene encoding cytochrome-c oxidase, cbb3-type subunit I, with protein MKLKTYYYNNRIVKAFLYATIFWAFLGFIAGLFIALLLFYPELPEFLFGNNLKDSQGVIGFGRWRMLHTSTTVFAFVGNIIFTGYYYALQRLLKTRIFSDILSWIHFWGWQFFIFFTWITFLLGINTSKEYAEHEWPLDVGIFFIWVIYGINMIGTILNRRIKHLYVSIWFLLGTWVAVAMLHLFNNLELPISLLSFKSYSIYAGVQDALMQWWYGHNAVAFILTTPILGLMYYFVPKASHQPIFSYKLSIIHFWSLIFIYIWAGPHHLMYTSLPNWAQVLGTIFSIMLIAPSWGGMLNGLLTLRGAWDQMKRNPILKFFIVGITCYGMATFEGPMLATKTLNSIAHFTDWVIAHVHLGTLGWNGFMAFGIMYWLTQKIWNTKLYSISLANIHFWLGVLGIILYIFPMYFGSILQSAMWKKFNPDGTLTYKNFLDSVLSIIPFYKIRFIGGMIYFLGFILMMFNIFKTIRKGYSLDNEKFQDEPFYNKKSIKEKNDKFHSWLEKKPIQLTILSFIAVAIGGFIEIIPTLVIKSNVPTIHNIKPYKALELEGRDLFVREGCNACHSAQVRPFRDEVVRYGEYSKAGEFVYDHPFLWGSKRTGPDLAREGGKNPNSWHFNHMLNPRSTSHGSIMPRYPWLIYNKLDRSNTEKKIKAMVKLGVPYSLEYIKNVNKDMDLQASKIVFDIYKEYPNLKKEIYKQRQIEKEKFIPLEKREIIALIAYLQRLGTDIKS; from the coding sequence ATGAAATTAAAAACATATTATTATAATAATCGTATTGTAAAAGCTTTTTTATACGCTACAATTTTTTGGGCATTTTTAGGATTTATAGCAGGTTTATTTATAGCTTTATTATTATTTTATCCAGAACTTCCTGAATTTTTATTTGGAAATAATCTAAAGGATTCTCAAGGAGTCATAGGATTTGGACGATGGAGAATGTTACATACAAGTACTACTGTTTTTGCTTTTGTAGGAAATATAATTTTTACAGGATACTATTATGCTTTGCAGCGTTTGTTGAAAACAAGAATTTTTAGTGATATCCTTAGTTGGATCCATTTTTGGGGATGGCAATTTTTTATTTTTTTTACTTGGATTACTTTTTTATTGGGTATAAATACAAGCAAAGAATATGCTGAACATGAGTGGCCTTTAGATGTAGGTATTTTTTTCATTTGGGTTATTTATGGAATTAATATGATAGGAACTATTTTAAATAGAAGAATCAAACATTTATATGTTAGTATTTGGTTTTTATTAGGAACATGGGTAGCTGTAGCTATGTTACATTTATTTAATAATCTTGAATTACCTATATCTTTATTATCTTTTAAAAGCTATTCTATATATGCTGGAGTACAAGATGCTTTAATGCAATGGTGGTACGGACATAATGCAGTTGCATTTATTTTGACTACTCCTATATTAGGATTAATGTATTATTTTGTTCCAAAAGCATCTCATCAACCTATTTTTTCTTATAAACTTTCTATCATACATTTTTGGTCCTTAATTTTTATATATATCTGGGCAGGGCCTCATCATTTAATGTATACATCTCTTCCTAATTGGGCTCAAGTATTGGGTACTATTTTTTCAATCATGTTAATTGCTCCTTCTTGGGGTGGTATGTTAAATGGATTGCTAACATTAAGAGGAGCTTGGGATCAAATGAAAAGGAATCCTATTTTAAAATTTTTTATTGTAGGAATTACTTGTTATGGAATGGCAACTTTCGAAGGACCTATGTTAGCTACTAAAACTTTGAATTCTATAGCACATTTTACGGATTGGGTTATAGCTCATGTACATTTGGGAACTTTAGGATGGAATGGGTTTATGGCATTTGGAATTATGTATTGGTTAACGCAAAAAATATGGAATACCAAATTATATTCTATATCATTAGCTAATATACATTTTTGGTTAGGTGTTTTAGGAATTATATTATATATTTTTCCGATGTATTTTGGATCTATATTACAATCTGCAATGTGGAAAAAATTTAATCCGGATGGAACATTAACTTATAAGAATTTTTTAGATTCTGTTTTATCTATTATTCCATTTTATAAAATAAGATTTATTGGTGGAATGATTTATTTTTTAGGTTTTATTTTAATGATGTTTAATATTTTTAAAACAATTAGAAAAGGATATTCATTAGATAATGAAAAATTTCAGGATGAACCGTTTTATAATAAAAAAAGTATCAAAGAAAAAAACGATAAATTTCACAGTTGGTTAGAAAAAAAACCAATACAATTAACAATTCTTTCTTTTATAGCAGTAGCTATTGGTGGTTTTATAGAAATTATTCCTACTTTAGTTATTAAATCTAATGTTCCTACTATTCATAATATAAAACCTTATAAAGCTCTTGAATTAGAAGGGAGAGATTTATTTGTAAGAGAAGGATGTAATGCTTGTCATAGTGCACAAGTCCGTCCATTTAGAGATGAGGTAGTACGTTATGGAGAATATTCTAAAGCTGGAGAATTTGTATATGATCATCCATTTCTTTGGGGTTCTAAAAGAACAGGTCCAGATTTAGCTAGAGAAGGAGGAAAAAATCCTAATTCTTGGCATTTCAATCATATGTTAAATCCTAGATCCACATCTCATGGATCTATTATGCCAAGATATCCTTGGTTAATTTATAATAAATTAGATAGATCTAATACGGAAAAAAAAATAAAAGCAATGGTAAAATTAGGAGTCCCATATTCTTTAGAATATATAAAAAATGTGAATAAAGATATGGATCTTCAAGCAAGTAAGATTGTCTTTGATATTTATAAGGAATATCCAAATTTGAAAAAAGAAATTTATAAACAAAGACAAATAGAAAAAGAAAAATTTATTCCTCTAGAAAAAAGAGAAATTATAGCTCTTATTGCTTATTTACAACGTTTAGGTACAGATATAAAATCTTAA
- a CDS encoding cytochrome oxidase, whose translation MISFLKQYFTEEKNVGIFQSIVLILFLLAFFIILFFVALKPKKYYKKISILPLEEN comes from the coding sequence ATGATAAGTTTTTTGAAACAGTATTTTACAGAAGAAAAAAATGTAGGAATTTTTCAATCTATTGTATTAATTTTATTTTTATTAGCTTTTTTTATTATTTTATTTTTTGTAGCTTTAAAACCTAAAAAGTATTATAAAAAAATAAGTATTCTCCCTTTAGAGGAAAATTAG